cctcttgcccatcgacaagccagagaccaaagtgttttaggggtgttcccctctgagtgttccaggaatattcctgcacctaagttaaggcgctcagtttcttgggctgtcaggcgtatatatccacccccagtgtcccaggggcggaccagccactctattataccttcctcaggctttttagcaaaatcttcctggattgtttttaactccatgggagtatattggcgggtggtaattttggtaaagtgtgttggagctttactcccttttccctttttacctcccctttttgtttttgaagaggtggatggatcattatcatccccttcttcatccagctctgccccactcaaatttccctcatgttcttctgatttgtgatgtgtgatagctggtcttaattttacagagggaccttcctcctcagaggagggggactcatctgctgaatcccaaatgtctccatcccattcctcaggGTCTAGCCAGAGAGCAGGCTCAACTTTAGCCCGGTTGATTCTGCGTGTTTTagtctccagcttttcccttcgttctatcccttctttctcaattaagggaagtaatcttttctgaagatgttccatatccctattcagtgttcttactctggtatctaaattctggcattccttGCGCAGTGTGTCCCTTTCCTGTTGTAGCCTATTAAATTCTATTGCCAGACTATGATAATCTTTACAGGTAGCTTGCCAAATGTTAGTAAGCAGCCATATACaagcaccttttcctttccctttcttcatcttgcaggcagttctccagttacagaaatgctgccagatctctgctggttttccccaatatttctccagcagttctttgctccacagaggatttccccatccctcttgggtcaaacttttctctagctcagggaattctgtggtgtttatcatgactggtttcattgtgttactgtagtgcagcctatatcacaatcctgttcgtgacgccaaatctgttagccgatggccagggatgtttggtgaggtgccagctatgcccgtttataccatccgtgactttaaccgctaggacgcactgtcccttcgcggcgggcagcccgggctaggctgacggatgccccaaggtcctaaccacccgtgactttaactgctagagctcagagctccttcgcagcgggcagtcaacactgactgacaggtgccccaatggcagcactaagagcctctccacacccgtgactttaactgctagagctcagagctccttcgcagcgggcagccaggattgactgacaggtgccccaagagtttgccccgtggaggcggcacaactcaacgctaggctcttagtactctcacctaatggccaggctttatagccaaaacggctgaggttctttaattgtgttggctgctttacagtaaaccagagaaacaagtcaggcttatgcacaatggttaccaaaatttattaaactagattctaatcatgtggttacaaaattgctagtgcctacttatttaaatgtagagatgttacacacacaaacaagttacaaaactgaagccacaatcccaaagaaaagaaaacaaagtatagagctctatttcaaaatatgtgtacactaaagataggagatcaggtgtgggtgcttcttaccctccttgcatctctcgattccagcggtgccaagccaggatcggtcactcaattccgcggaaagacgaataagggacaaggcttagggaccctcttagctgcagaagccttgggaggctgtcacttatctgaccagcagatagatagtgaaaagcactcaaaaatcatggtgctgtaggtcccatacttatacctctgtactcctttattctctttctcctttcttatgccaaattggggctggtctgtctgggcgacgccagctctcgcaagagtagttcacacttgcaagggagaaacaataagtttcgactactggacacttcttttatcagggtaaatattttcccacctaggatgttggggtgtgtgcatcacgctatttagtaggggctaagagccatgtctgtcacagcttctctgtctgctgtgagcctaatcgttgtatatgttcccagaggcacattgtcacagcacacctgtgcttctcacagcttcaaaggctgtgctggaatttatgttgagtgccctgttgttttggctcccgtgtgtttccagcaatgctggtctgagggggggggctggctgtctggctacaagTGGTGAGCTGTGTAAAAGGACTTCAGgtgctgatctcgtttgcatgggcacacccattctgcctagcatgatggactgcttgcccaaatgatcagtTTGGCttctgtgggatccccagtctctttgttgtTGGGGAAGGAGTAATAaagttgttatcctggttatgtgaatcaaggacagtagaactgtacttggcactttatgacggagggactcaccctcaactaagtagcacttgctaggcaaggacatgggttccaaagtcTAGGGAATTTAGAGAACCTGGGGGTAGGTATATGTACCTGGTAGTGTGGGCCCCTTCTGAGGGTCCTAAGCACCACTTTGACTCCCTCTTCCTCCAtagtgtaataacagagctaattttgactccATTGGGAGTCTTGTTATaatctgcagagctgaaatcactgacatctacgtctaagcattagacctactttgggctcGTGGTTCtgagtgcaccagcactgaggctcccctcaccctcagagatgttccaataaacttcttttacagactagccttcttctagtctgggtccagcaatcgcTCACACCCCTGtgattactgtcctttgttccagtttctttcatgtatcctttgggggtggagaggctacctcTTGAGCCAGCAGAAGCCAAAagggaggggtctcccagggctTTATATAgtttttctcttgtgggtggaaatccctccctgcccctgtgtagaatcccctctacaagatggagttttgtaatcatctgggcaagtcacatgtccatgcatgacttagttCTCTACaggaacattcccaggaaagctcagatgtggactggcatctATCAAAGTCTATTGTCAGCTTAactgtttcttgattgggcacttactgagaatagtctttttttcaggaagctgaccaaataCTTCACTGaagctacttaaaatcaaacaagtacacagccaatattcataattttgaatacaaaaattatacatgcatacaaatgggatgaatatatccagtagatcataaccttttcagagatatgttacatggcatatgtagcataaaacatattccagttatgtcatatttacattcataagcatatttctataaagcattatagggtgcaacatcacagcatGATCCTCCAATATTTGGAGAGCCGCAAGAAGAAACGCAGCAGCAGGGAAATGTAACaatttcatggaggacagattgctgtgggacagaGTGCAAATCAATTCAACGTTGTTGGTAGCAGTCACAGAGCAGTGGTAGATGGTGGAGCGCAGCTTCTGGAcccaagaaatgagcactgactggtgggatctgtagccttttattttatttcaagtgaATTTAGTTAATTACATTAATTTACtattaagtaattttgtattatattacCATGGTTCCGTCTCTGttggctacagtttcaagctcacATTGAAAGGTAACTCTGTCATTTGTCTCAGATCTAGTCTCCAAGAACACACAAAGACCAAGGAAAGTAACATAAGCCATTCACAAGAACAATGTCTAGTCTGCCTTATCCATTTTACTAAAGTTATCAGCAAGGTTATGATTATCTAAGCATATAAAATTCCTAAAAATACCCATGCATACGTCATGCTCACATCTGCCTAGAAAATCCTAGGGTCTGAGGGGTTCCTCAATAATTGATCATCAATAGagagatggttcctgctggagtttccctGAAGTTAACACATTTTTCCCATTCAGATCACCCTCTTTtaattcaatctctttggtcactcgattacagacctaaaagttgcaattcttcaacaagaaaacttcaaaaccagactccaaggagagactgctgaattggaattaatttgcaaactggatacaattaacttaggcttgaatagagactgggagtggatgggtcattacacagcgtaaaactatttccccatgtttgttccccccctccaccccctactgttcctcagacgttcttgtcaactgctggaaatggcccaccttgattatcactacaaatggttccccccacccctgctttcctgatggtaatatctcaccttaagtgatcactctggttacagtgtgtatggtaacacccattgtttcatgttctctatgtatataaatctccccactgtattttccactgaatgcatccgatgaagtgagctgtagctcatgaaagcttatgctcaaataaatttgttagtctctaaggtgccacaagtcctccttttctttttgcgaatacagactaacacggctgctactctgaaaccatctttTGACTGGACCAGCTGGTCGCTTGTTAACTGGTTTGTTTTTCTTAGGAAAAGTGGATTTCTGAAGATATTAAACATAGTGGATTAATAATCAGAACTAGAGCCCATTTAAAATCAACAGTTTTCAGACTGAGGGTTTTCAGTCTTTTGAACAAATcctgaaagaaaaagaacatcTTCATAGGGGAAAAAATTATCTACCATCTCTATTAAACAGATCCCACCTTTGTTTCATTGGAGACATTCAAAACATTTATCTGAGTGAAATAATAAATGggaaatataataaatatagaTTAGGAAGTTCTCATAGTTATAGCTCAAACAACCTAAGAAGTGTTCAGAAAATGTATGAACAAGTACTTAAAAAATTCaagaggaaaacagaaaataaaatgtattatcaCATAATACTCAACAGTATATGATCAAGCCAACTGGTAAATTTCTACTCTATATTTATTTTGCAGTTGGAAAGGTGATGATGAACTGAAGATGAATAGCCTGATTTAGACCTGTGGAGACCAATGGGAAccattctgttgacttcagtgggtgttggctTTGTTTCTTATATCTTCTTTGAAAGTCCTCAAACTTAACTGATGATTAATGTCTACAAATCTATGAAGATATAGGCTGGAGTTTTCAAGACATCTTAACAAATTTAGgagctcaactcccactgactttcaacaAAGATTGGATGCTGAGCTGCCAACCCCACCTTTGAACATCTCTCCCATTCACACTAGGGTTATACACTTTCCTCACTCTTCCTGTATCTCCTTGCAAAACAAGAACCCTGGGCAGCCAGAAGTAGAGACTGAAACAATACTGGGAATAAAAAAAGAATGCTTTAATCTCCCATCATGCACTtgaactgtattttttatttaggCAAAGATAGTTTGAGCTCaggatgagatttttaaaaatatatttagaggAAGATCATTGTCTGGTTTAAATGGTATCGCACTGTAGAAATGAATGTCCCTCTAGACATTGACACCGGTTGAGGATCTGCCATTGTTTACCTAAATAAATACAACTCtaaaaaaatcctctgtatcttcTTCCTAAAACTCAGGATGATTTAACTGATAAGAACTTGGACCATGTAGATGGTTCCTTTCTGACTAATGATTTGATATAATCCCATTTCAATCAATTTATCTGAATTCATGGGAACATCCTATACTTCTGCAGAAATTTCCTCAGGGACTCCTTGACCTCTTTGTTTCTCAAGCTGTAGATGAGAGGATTGATCAGGGGTGTCAAGACTGTGTAGAAGACAGAAAACACTTTGTTTGGGGCTCTGAGTGCACCAGTGTTTGGTGACATGTAGACAATCATTAAGGTCCCATAGAAGATTGTAACCACAATaaggtgggaggagcaggtggaaaaggccttttgttTCCCAGaggtggaagggattctcaggatggtggAGATGATATAAGCATAGGATGTCAGGGTCAACATAAATGGGGGAACAGTGTCTATGGAGGACAATATGAGGGTTGCCAGGGTCACCAGACTGGTGTCGCTGCAGGAGAGATTGATCACTGGGGTGAGGTCACAAAAGAAATGATCAATTTCATTAGGGCCACAGAAGGCTAATTGTGACACCAAACACATTAATATGTTAAGAACTATGAATGAACTTAGCCACGATCCAGCTGCT
This portion of the Chelonia mydas isolate rCheMyd1 chromosome 13, rCheMyd1.pri.v2, whole genome shotgun sequence genome encodes:
- the LOC114018423 gene encoding olfactory receptor 11A1 → MEKGEGGNKTSVTEFILMGFGNLPGMQILFFLLFLVIYIVTMAANTLIVALVVFDQHLHTPMYFFLGNLSCLEICCNSTILPRMLASFLTGDRTLSVTGCIVQFYLLGFLVTTECYLLAAMSYDRYLAICKPLHYVTRMNGRFCIQLAAGSWLSSFIVLNILMCLVSQLAFCGPNEIDHFFCDLTPVINLSCSDTSLVTLATLILSSIDTVPPFMLTLTSYAYIISTILRIPSTSGKQKAFSTCSSHLIVVTIFYGTLMIVYMSPNTGALRAPNKVFSVFYTVLTPLINPLIYSLRNKEVKESLRKFLQKYRMFP